CGCGGTGCCGGAGGTAGGGGGTATCTGTCCGCTGAGCATTTGCAAGGTGGTTGTTTTGCCCGCACCGTTGGGGCCTATGAAGCCGAAGAGTTCGCCTGATTTGATGGTTATGGATAGATCTTCTACTGCTGTCAGTTCGCCGAATCGCTTGGTGAGGGCTTGTGTTACTATGGGGAGCAAAAGGATCGCCTGTTCCTACCTGTTAATTTAGAATAATATATTATCATGCTTCTTTAAATAATTATGTTAGGAGTTCCTTGATGTCCAACTTTCATAGCAACAGGCTATTAATAAAACATGAGTGAATATTCATGAACATGAGAAAAAGTGAAATAATCATATTTGGAATAATCATTCTATCCTTCGCTATTGGCATCTATTATTATCCTCAAATGCCGGAAAAATTGGCATCTCACTGGAATGCCGGGGGGCAAGTTAATGGTTATATGTCAAAGTTCTGGGGAGTGTTTTTGATGCCGATCATTTCAGTGGGAATGTTATTGCTCTTTATTTTAATACCCAGGATAGACCCGTTAAAATCCAATATACAGCAATTCAGAAAATACTATGATAGATTTGTAGTCTTGATAATGGTTTTTCTATTGTACATTTATCTACTGACAATTTTCTGGAACTCCGGATATACATTCAATATGACTGCTTTTCTATCTCCAGCTCTGGCTGTACTATTTTATTATGCTGGAGTCCTGATCGAAAATGCAAAAAGGAACTGGTTTATCGGAATAAGAACACCATGGACACTGAGTAGCGATAAAGTATGGGATAAAACTCATAAAATTGGCGGTAAGTTGTTCAAGATCGCTGGAGTGGTTACTCTTTTAGCAATATTTTTTCAGAATTTTGCAGTATTTATTATCGTTGTTCCCGTGATCTTAATATCCATTTTTACCTTTGTGTATTCATATTTTGAATATCAGAAAGAGAAATAAGAGAGTTATATATTCATATAACTATAATTTAGACACATGGATAAAGGCACTACGGATTTAACGAGGAAAGCGCTTTTTGGACTTACACATTTGGTTATTATCTTGGGAGTACTGCTTTTTGTCCCCGCTTGGTCAGAGGATTTTTGGGAAGCATGGGTTTTTCTGTTCATTTTTTCGATAGCAGTCATAACGATTACTCTTACTTCTTAAAAAACGATCCGAAACTGATAGAAGGACGGCTTAAAGCTGGACCGTCCGCCGAAAAGGAGAGAAGCAAAAAAATTATACAGAAGTTCGCAGGTCTTTTTTATCTTACAAACGAGTAATGGAGGACAGCCATGCTTTAACACCCTCTGCACTAAACGTTGTTTCAAGCTTCGCTTCCCTGATGTAATTTATCTTCCAGCCTTTGCCGAACGTGGCACGTATCTCAGCCTGAGTTACTCTTCTTGGCCCGTATGATCCTGGCTCATGCTCACTGAAACAGAGCATGAGATACTTGCCACCGGGATAGAGCGCAGAAGATAAACTTGCAGAATAAATCGGGCGCTCCTCATCCGAGAACACATGGAAGAGGCCGCAGTCGATTATGGTATCGAACTTATTCTGAAGTAATTGAAGTTTAAGAGCGTCGGAAACGAGAAAGTTTACGGTTATTCCACGTTTTTTAGCCTTCTCTTTTGCTTTTTTGATGGCAGATGGTACCGCATCAATGCCCTACACTTCAAAACCCAGTCCAGCCAGATATAATGCGTTCTCTCCTGTTCCGCATCCCACATCAAGAACTCTTCCGCTTATCTCTCCATCTTCCGCAAGCCGGATGAATTCATTCTGGGGACGTCCTATATCCCATGGCGGAATACCCTCGTATGCAGAATCAAAAAAATTCATGTTTCCTCACCATCATTTGCGTAGATCAATAAGAGACTTTCCGAGGATGCTATCAGTGTGGAAAGCATGGACAGGCTCTCTTGTAGCGAGAGATAGGCGGTGTGAAGAATTAGCCTAAAATGGAATTCTTTACCTCTTCCTGGATTACTCATATACACTTGGCCAGCCACGGTTAACTATTTTACAACAGCTATCAACCTAAGCATCGCGACCATGGCTGTTATGGTCAGTAAAGGAATAATCGCGATCGTAAGAGCTACACTTATCCAAGAGACTATAATATTGAGATATGGAATATTAATGCCGAAATAGTTCAATGCAAGAATCGCAACAACAATAATTATTAGACCAGGAATCATGTAAGTTATGTCCTTCTTGCTCGGTGCCGCGCCAGCTCCCAAAGCTAATGCAAGGTATAGGAAAACATATGTTTTCCAGTTCAAATAATCCAGGCCCATAATGAAAGAAAGACTTCCTTCGAGTAAAGACAGTGTTTCTGTGAGTATGTCAAAAGAGCCTGGCAAATAATTGAAATGGATTCCAAGATATTTGCTTATAAGAAGCAGTATTGCCGGGCATCCAATCAATGGAGCGATTGAGATGGCAAAATTGCCAATGACAGGTATCTTTGGATTTGTATGTTCTACTCGTCCTAAAGTGTCCCCCGACGGTATGACACTGAAATTTGTTATACGTGCACCCATGAGCAGAGCAACTAAAGCATGACTGAATTCATGTACGATCGTTCCCGGCAACATAAGAACAACATACAAAGTTTTCGATGCCGATGACGAAAGGGATCGATGTAAATATTCGGAAATTAAATAGAGCACGATTGCCAGGAGCAGTATGATATACACACCATTTTAGATGAACATCTTATGTTGTATATTTTTTCTTAGTATTTTTCAGTATCCGCACAGGCTTCTCTGCATCTTCCTTCTCATAATCTCATCCAGCCGTTCTTTCGTGTATCCGAAGGGTAGCAGCATACTCTCAGCAGCCTGAAGCAGGTATTCGTAGTATTTTACCCTGTCGTACTGCGTGTTCTCATCTGCAAGTTCTGGTATCATAACCCGTTTCTGCCAGCTTCTGGATTTATGGTCTGTTATTATGTAGCGAATGCTCTGCCCCGGCAGTGTCTCTATACCTTCCTGCCTCAGCTGCCTCATAGCAGCCATCTGGTTATTGAACTGCCTGTACTCATCGCAGCCTCTGGATACATGCGTCTTGAATATCAGGTCAGAAAATTCACATTCATTGTCAAGCACTTTTCTTGTGTATTCCCGCAATACCACGATAGCTTCAGGTATCTTCTGGTAAAACTCGGAAGCGTTTCTTGCTTCTGCAAGCTTTCCGAGCATGGCATCCTGCATGTCGCTTATGACCCGCGGCGTATCGCTCCGCCTTGTTTCTATGCCCCGCACTTTCAGCTTGCCGTTCGTCATCACCCCGTAATACCGGTTCAGTGCTCCAACTCCATTTGACTTGTTGGGCAGGAACACGATCCACCTGAACTCGCCTTTAAGCTCAAGAGGTATGCCTATTTCGCGGGATGCAAGTTCACAGAGCTTCTCAGGTTCGCTTCCTTTCACCCAAAGACTGTCCACAATGCCGTGCAGTATCTCAAAACCCATACCCTCTGCAAGCTCTATTGTGCGAAGCAAAATTTCACGTCCATAGGCAGTTATGGATTCATGGCATTCTATCCTGCCAAAGCGCGCTTTGTTGAAGCCCATATACCCGAAGCTTGTCACAAGCAGCCATTTGAGTATGTTCTGTTTCATCTCATACTCCTCCGCTCTCGATGGGCAATCATTAATGCGCTTCTTATAGGTTATTCTCCTCTCTATTAAGGGTTTGAGCACGCGCGGAATAAGCCCAGTACGCTGCTGGCAGATGTTGTAGTGCGTAAACGGAACACGCTTTTCCGAATCCGGGCAGCATCCGCACAGCACCGTTTCAGGCGAGATGTTGTGCTTCACCATGATGTTGGGAAAGAGGGATGCAAAGTCAATTTCAAATGCGTTCTCATGAAGCCCTACCTTCGGTTCTATCACTAAGGCGCCCCTGTCAGCGATGAGCAGTTCCTCAGCTGTCTTCCAGTATTCTGCAAGGTTGCGCTTCCAGGGAACGAGTACGCCGTCACGCAGAGCCTGGTTGACCTGAAGCGCAGTCACGGCGCTGCCGGGACTCAGGCGCGAGAGTTCCTGCAGCTGGATTCCAGTTATGCGGGAAAGGTCAA
This window of the Candidatus Methanoperedens sp. genome carries:
- a CDS encoding class I SAM-dependent methyltransferase, translating into MDAVPSAIKKAKEKAKKRGITVNFLVSDALKLQLLQNKFDTIIDCGLFHVFSDEERPIYSASLSSALYPGGKYLMLCFSEHEPGSYGPRRVTQAEIRATFGKGWKINYIREAKLETTFSAEGVKAWLSSITRL
- a CDS encoding SdpI family protein, which produces MRKSEIIIFGIIILSFAIGIYYYPQMPEKLASHWNAGGQVNGYMSKFWGVFLMPIISVGMLLLFILIPRIDPLKSNIQQFRKYYDRFVVLIMVFLLYIYLLTIFWNSGYTFNMTAFLSPALAVLFYYAGVLIENAKRNWFIGIRTPWTLSSDKVWDKTHKIGGKLFKIAGVVTLLAIFFQNFAVFIIVVPVILISIFTFVYSYFEYQKEK
- a CDS encoding M50 family metallopeptidase — translated: MLYLISEYLHRSLSSSASKTLYVVLMLPGTIVHEFSHALVALLMGARITNFSVIPSGDTLGRVEHTNPKIPVIGNFAISIAPLIGCPAILLLISKYLGIHFNYLPGSFDILTETLSLLEGSLSFIMGLDYLNWKTYVFLYLALALGAGAAPSKKDITYMIPGLIIIVVAILALNYFGINIPYLNIIVSWISVALTIAIIPLLTITAMVAMLRLIAVVK